A portion of the Phacochoerus africanus isolate WHEZ1 chromosome 5, ROS_Pafr_v1, whole genome shotgun sequence genome contains these proteins:
- the ALKAL2 gene encoding ALK and LTK ligand 2, with product MRGPGRPLLVGLLLVLGAAGPGQGVAEPREAADPQSLLRLIVEIVQELRKYHSGEAKRLQLSGRQDDSLGRREVADYGAYAEEQRVEIVPRDLRMKDKFLKHLTGPLYFSPKCSKHFHRLYYNTRDCTIPAYYKRCARLLTRLAVSPLCVDG from the exons ATGCGCGGACCCGGGCGCCCCCTCCTCGTGGGGCTGCTGCTCGTGCTGGGGGCGGCGGGGCCCGGCCAGGGGGTCGCGGAGCCCCGGGAGGCCGCGGACCCGCAGAGCCTGCTGCGGCTCATCGTGGAGATCGTCCAGGAGCTCAGGAAGTACCACTCGGGGGAGGCCAAGAGGCTGCAGCTCTCCGGCCGGCAGGACGACAGCCTGGGCCGCAGGGAGGTCGCGGACTACGGCGCTTACGCCGAGGAGCAGAGAGTGG AAATTGTTCCTCGAGATCTAAGGATGAAAGACAAGTTTCTGAAACACCTTACAG GTCCCCTTTATTTCAGCCCAAAGTGCAGCAAACACTTCCACAGACTTTACTACAACACCCGAGACTGCACCATCCCCGCAT ACTATAAGAGATGCGCCCGGCTTCTGACGCGGCTGGCTGTCAGCCCGCTGTGCGTGGACGGCTAA